A part of Streptomyces sp. DSM 40750 genomic DNA contains:
- a CDS encoding TetR family transcriptional regulator, whose product MSEVSGAPRTGAKGAANATPGRTTDPARTKTRDIARAAVRTELAQVAFELFLRDGFDKVTLDDLASAAGVSRSTFLRYFGTKEDAVLGAFDTHGGWVAEALRARPADEDDWTALRRALDTVIQRYHQDPVGSLATTRLVQETPALCARQLEKQHGWRPTLAQALAERHGSSGPPAIADTVRAAAALDCLNIALDHWTASDGDLDLVALLDEAFATLAP is encoded by the coding sequence GTGAGCGAAGTGAGCGGAGCACCACGTACGGGCGCGAAGGGCGCGGCGAACGCGACGCCCGGGAGGACGACGGATCCGGCGCGCACGAAGACCAGGGACATCGCACGGGCCGCCGTACGGACCGAACTCGCTCAAGTGGCCTTCGAGTTGTTCCTTCGCGACGGCTTCGACAAGGTGACGCTCGACGATCTGGCGTCGGCCGCCGGGGTGTCCCGGAGCACGTTCCTGCGCTACTTCGGCACCAAGGAGGACGCCGTACTCGGCGCCTTCGACACGCACGGCGGCTGGGTCGCCGAGGCGCTGCGCGCCCGCCCCGCCGACGAGGACGACTGGACGGCGCTGCGGCGGGCGCTGGACACGGTCATCCAGCGGTACCACCAGGACCCGGTCGGCTCCCTCGCCACCACCCGCCTCGTCCAGGAGACCCCCGCGCTCTGCGCACGCCAGCTGGAGAAGCAGCACGGCTGGCGGCCCACACTGGCCCAGGCCCTCGCCGAACGCCACGGCTCCTCGGGCCCTCCGGCCATCGCCGACACCGTACGGGCCGCCGCCGCCCTCGACTGCTTGAACATCGCCCTCGACCACTGGACCGCCTCCGACGGCGACCTCGACCTCGTCGCCCTGCTGGACGAGGCCTTCGCGACGCTCGCGCCGTAG
- a CDS encoding dienelactone hydrolase family protein has translation MTSTSVHISPTDIPSPDGTVDAYVFHPAGDGPHPAVLLYMDAFGVRGHLKGMAERLAAAGHVVLLPNVMYRSGRAPLVELPDFINPAERPEIIERIRPAMRGLTPDAAMRDAGVYLDWLTASPLTNGGPVGITGYCIGAALALRTAGTYPERVAAAAGFHGAHLATDAPDSPHLLADRITAELYFGHADNDSTNPADQIDRLDKALTASGVRHRGEVYAGAHHGFTQADTAMHSPEATERHWAALLDLLARNL, from the coding sequence ATGACCTCGACCTCCGTACACATCTCCCCGACAGACATCCCCAGCCCCGACGGAACCGTCGACGCGTACGTCTTCCACCCGGCCGGCGACGGCCCGCACCCCGCCGTCCTGCTCTACATGGACGCGTTCGGGGTGCGCGGGCATCTGAAGGGGATGGCGGAGCGGCTGGCGGCGGCCGGTCATGTCGTCCTGCTTCCGAACGTGATGTACCGCAGCGGCCGGGCGCCCCTGGTGGAGCTGCCCGACTTCATCAACCCGGCGGAACGGCCGGAGATCATCGAGCGGATCCGTCCGGCGATGCGGGGCCTGACGCCGGACGCGGCGATGCGGGACGCCGGTGTCTACCTGGACTGGCTGACGGCCTCGCCCCTGACGAACGGCGGCCCGGTGGGCATCACCGGCTACTGCATAGGCGCGGCCCTGGCGCTGCGGACGGCCGGGACGTACCCCGAGCGGGTGGCCGCGGCGGCCGGCTTCCACGGCGCGCACCTCGCCACCGACGCGCCGGACAGCCCCCACCTGCTCGCCGACCGCATCACCGCCGAGCTGTACTTCGGCCACGCCGACAACGACTCCACCAACCCGGCCGACCAGATCGACCGCCTCGACAAGGCCCTCACCGCGTCCGGCGTCCGCCACCGCGGCGAGGTCTACGCGGGCGCCCACCACGGCTTCACCCAGGCCGACACGGCCATGCACAGCCCCGAGGCGACGGAACGCCACTGGGCGGCGCTGCTGGACCTGCTGGCGCGCAACCTCTGA
- a CDS encoding class I SAM-dependent methyltransferase, with product MPTDTTDTIDSTDAADTTDPTAMTAAVDHYDRFLAEHYTWMLGGDLLSLAEAQRAFLSEWGVVPGPAGGLAVDLGCGPGHTSLALAGFGFDSVLAVDLSEPLLGELAAHATEVPTVRPVRADVRTALPELVRPGSAAAVVCLGDTLTHLPTRGDVAALFGDVAEALAPDGTAVFGYRDLTVPLTGTDRFLPVRATEDRIMTCFLEYPDDYDDYTVVVHDLIHSRDGSGGDWVMDAHSYRKLRLSHAWVLEQFRVAGLRPTREGTGPGGMRIVALERAAASGRSAAASGRSAAASGRSAAASGRSAAASGRSAATTG from the coding sequence ATGCCAACCGACACAACCGACACAATCGACTCGACCGACGCAGCCGACACAACCGACCCGACCGCGATGACCGCCGCCGTGGACCACTACGACCGGTTCCTCGCCGAGCACTACACATGGATGCTGGGCGGCGATCTGCTCTCGCTCGCCGAGGCCCAGCGTGCGTTCCTGTCGGAGTGGGGTGTGGTTCCCGGTCCGGCGGGCGGCCTCGCCGTGGACCTGGGGTGCGGCCCGGGGCATACGAGTCTCGCCCTGGCCGGGTTCGGCTTCGACTCCGTGCTCGCCGTCGACCTGAGCGAGCCGTTGCTGGGCGAACTGGCCGCGCACGCCACCGAGGTGCCGACGGTGCGTCCCGTACGGGCGGACGTGCGTACCGCGCTGCCGGAGCTGGTCCGTCCGGGCTCGGCGGCGGCGGTCGTCTGTCTCGGTGACACGCTGACCCATCTGCCGACGCGAGGGGACGTGGCGGCGCTGTTCGGCGATGTCGCGGAGGCGCTCGCGCCCGATGGGACGGCCGTGTTCGGCTACCGCGACCTGACGGTCCCGCTGACCGGCACCGACCGCTTCCTCCCGGTCCGCGCCACCGAGGACCGGATCATGACCTGTTTCCTGGAGTACCCGGACGACTACGACGACTACACGGTCGTCGTGCACGACCTGATCCACAGCCGGGACGGCTCCGGCGGCGACTGGGTCATGGACGCCCACAGCTACCGGAAGCTGCGGCTCTCCCACGCCTGGGTGCTGGAGCAGTTCCGTGTCGCCGGGCTGCGTCCCACGCGGGAGGGGACCGGCCCGGGAGGCATGCGGATCGTGGCGCTGGAACGCGCGGCAGCCTCCGGCCGGTCGGCGGCAGCCTCGGGCCGGTCGGCGGCAGCCTCGGGCCGGTCGGCGGCAGCCTCGGGCCGGTCGGCGGCAGCCTCGGGCCGATCGGCGGCAACCACAGGGTGA
- a CDS encoding serine hydrolase domain-containing protein, whose protein sequence is MRIKRLVGTALGTTLLLVTAVPAVSAAPRDVDTAPAPAGLDREGLRGTLDAIHEAGMYGTYASVREGRERWTGASGLADVDTGREVTANMRHRVGSISKTFTSVAILQQVERGRISLDAPVTDYVPELFDGTAADRERGDAITVRMLLNHTSHIGDYVLGAFPSLAQNSTASLDEERFRSISPGELVRLGLAADATGRPGAQPGAYSNTNYVIAGLILEKVTGQKASTYLTRHVIDRAGLRHTSFPRTPYIKGPHPKMYESFYGLIDPPRDYSVYDMSWAYTAGAIVSTTDDLNRFYRKLLAGDLVGRASLAEMQRTVPVGLAPGAAIDYGLGIYTLELPGCGRFWGHDGGVFGAGTISLTRADGGRQLSMGWNLMKYQRLNEDGTALEPSPIDEAINGHLVEALCPTPEAGSGAGTELKSRTAVGDAGRILPDGLLGVDLTTGSRPVAPN, encoded by the coding sequence GTGCGTATCAAGCGTCTCGTGGGGACCGCTCTGGGCACCACACTTCTGCTCGTCACCGCGGTGCCGGCGGTGTCCGCCGCGCCGAGGGACGTGGATACGGCCCCGGCGCCCGCCGGACTGGACCGGGAGGGGCTGCGCGGCACACTCGACGCGATCCACGAGGCCGGTATGTACGGCACGTACGCGTCGGTCCGTGAGGGCCGTGAGCGCTGGACGGGCGCGTCGGGTCTGGCCGATGTGGACACGGGCCGCGAGGTCACCGCGAACATGCGGCACCGCGTCGGCAGCATCAGCAAGACGTTCACGTCCGTGGCGATCCTGCAGCAGGTGGAGCGAGGCCGGATCAGCCTCGACGCCCCGGTCACGGACTACGTCCCTGAGCTGTTCGACGGGACCGCCGCCGACCGGGAGCGCGGTGACGCCATCACCGTACGCATGCTCCTCAACCACACCAGCCACATCGGCGACTACGTCCTCGGCGCCTTCCCCTCGCTCGCCCAGAACTCCACCGCCAGCCTCGACGAGGAGCGCTTCCGCTCGATCAGCCCCGGGGAACTGGTACGGCTGGGCCTCGCGGCCGACGCCACCGGCCGCCCGGGCGCGCAGCCGGGCGCGTACTCCAACACCAACTACGTCATCGCCGGCCTCATCCTGGAGAAGGTCACCGGCCAGAAGGCGTCGACGTACCTCACCCGCCACGTCATCGACCGCGCCGGGCTGCGCCACACCTCCTTCCCGCGCACCCCGTACATCAAGGGCCCGCACCCCAAGATGTACGAGTCCTTCTACGGCCTCATCGACCCGCCCCGCGACTACAGCGTCTACGACATGTCCTGGGCCTACACCGCCGGCGCGATCGTCTCCACGACCGACGACCTCAACCGCTTCTACCGCAAGCTGCTCGCGGGCGACCTCGTCGGCCGGGCGTCCCTCGCCGAGATGCAGCGCACGGTTCCGGTGGGCCTCGCCCCGGGCGCCGCCATCGACTACGGCCTCGGCATCTACACCCTCGAACTCCCCGGCTGCGGGCGTTTCTGGGGCCACGACGGCGGGGTCTTCGGCGCCGGCACCATCAGTCTCACCAGGGCGGACGGCGGCCGCCAGCTCTCCATGGGCTGGAACCTGATGAAGTACCAGCGCCTCAACGAGGACGGTACGGCCCTGGAACCGAGCCCGATCGACGAGGCGATCAACGGTCATCTCGTCGAGGCGCTGTGCCCGACGCCGGAGGCGGGCTCGGGGGCCGGGACCGAGCTGAAGTCCCGGACCGCGGTCGGGGACGCCGGACGGATCCTCCCCGACGGCCTGCTGGGCGTGGACCTCACCACCGGAAGCCGCCCGGTGGCCCCGAACTGA
- a CDS encoding HIT family protein has translation MARFEDWRADRIGSALRGGNPTVVRRLGAGFAVIGDVQFLPGYSVLLVDDPAVGRLSDLPRGRRMAFLADMDRLGEAVERACGRLDPAFLRVNLEILGNTDPFLHAHVWPRYAWEPEELVGKPVWLYPRERWGDERYALGPRHDALREAIGRELDRLAS, from the coding sequence ATGGCGAGGTTCGAGGACTGGCGGGCCGATCGGATCGGAAGTGCGCTGCGGGGTGGGAATCCGACCGTGGTGCGGAGGCTGGGGGCCGGGTTCGCGGTGATCGGGGACGTGCAGTTTCTGCCGGGTTACTCCGTGCTGCTGGTGGACGATCCGGCGGTGGGGCGGCTGTCGGACCTGCCGAGGGGGAGGCGGATGGCGTTCCTGGCCGACATGGACCGGCTGGGGGAGGCCGTCGAGCGGGCCTGCGGGCGGCTGGATCCGGCGTTCCTGCGGGTCAATCTGGAGATCCTGGGGAACACCGATCCGTTTCTGCACGCGCATGTGTGGCCGAGGTACGCGTGGGAGCCGGAGGAGTTGGTCGGCAAGCCGGTGTGGCTGTATCCGCGGGAGCGGTGGGGCGACGAGCGGTACGCGCTCGGGCCCCGGCACGATGCGCTGCGCGAGGCGATCGGGCGGGAGCTGGACCGCCTCGCGTCCTGA
- a CDS encoding NADPH-dependent F420 reductase, with the protein MTKTLGLIGSGMIGGAVARLAVAAGLDVVLSNSRGPETLADLVGELGARARAATPAEAARAGDLVVATIPLHAHARLSAADLAGRTVIDTMNYYPERDGRLAELDGSELTSSALVQRHLADSYVVKAFNNIDFRRLFTSARPAGAADRSALPIAGDHATAKAEVTRLLDALGYDTVDLGTLADSWRSEPGTPVYVQPYMARRPTGLSQEEAGRWFFETPGVPVPAARVRELADTAVRGEAGGSRMALSGD; encoded by the coding sequence ATGACCAAGACCCTCGGACTCATCGGCAGCGGAATGATCGGCGGGGCGGTGGCGCGGCTGGCCGTCGCCGCCGGCCTGGACGTCGTCCTGAGCAACTCGCGCGGTCCCGAGACCCTCGCCGACCTGGTCGGCGAACTCGGCGCCCGTGCCCGCGCCGCCACCCCCGCCGAGGCCGCCCGGGCCGGCGACCTCGTCGTGGCGACGATCCCGCTGCACGCCCACGCGCGGCTCTCCGCCGCCGACCTGGCCGGCCGGACGGTGATCGACACCATGAACTACTACCCGGAGCGCGACGGCCGCCTCGCCGAGCTGGACGGGTCCGAGCTGACCTCCAGCGCCCTGGTGCAGCGGCACCTGGCCGACTCGTACGTGGTCAAGGCGTTCAACAACATCGACTTCCGGCGGCTGTTCACCAGTGCCCGGCCCGCCGGTGCCGCCGACCGCAGCGCCCTGCCGATCGCGGGTGACCACGCGACCGCCAAGGCGGAGGTGACCCGCCTCCTCGACGCCCTCGGCTACGACACGGTCGACCTCGGCACCCTCGCCGACAGCTGGCGCAGTGAGCCGGGCACGCCGGTCTACGTCCAGCCGTACATGGCGCGGCGGCCGACCGGGCTCAGCCAGGAGGAGGCGGGGCGCTGGTTCTTCGAGACCCCCGGCGTCCCGGTCCCGGCCGCCCGGGTGAGGGAACTGGCCGACACGGCCGTCCGGGGCGAGGCGGGTGGCTCCCGCATGGCCCTCTCCGGGGACTGA
- a CDS encoding 3'-5' exonuclease, with protein MPTFVIFDLEFTSWPEALEQDWSAPGQLREIVQIGALRLREDHSVVEEFEALVRPVVNPRLSPFFTTLTGIDQRTVDRDGLPPARALSDFLAFCQGRSVLSYGNDMLVLGENIGWARARGEEIKHSPLTPGFLNIRPWLNTVAPTTASSNSGRLWHVLGLPRPASGSEHSALFDCHSIAAALRHLSDEGVALPEGLL; from the coding sequence TTGCCCACCTTCGTCATCTTCGACCTGGAGTTCACGAGCTGGCCGGAGGCTCTCGAACAGGACTGGTCGGCCCCCGGTCAACTCCGGGAGATCGTGCAGATCGGCGCGCTGCGACTGAGGGAGGACCACTCGGTCGTCGAGGAGTTCGAGGCGCTGGTCCGGCCGGTGGTGAACCCGCGGCTCTCGCCGTTCTTCACCACCCTCACCGGCATCGACCAGCGGACGGTCGACCGGGACGGCCTCCCGCCGGCCCGGGCCCTGAGCGACTTCCTCGCCTTCTGCCAGGGCCGGTCCGTCCTCTCCTACGGCAACGACATGCTCGTCCTCGGCGAGAACATCGGCTGGGCCCGGGCCCGGGGTGAAGAGATCAAGCACAGCCCTCTCACCCCCGGCTTCCTCAACATCCGTCCCTGGCTCAACACCGTCGCCCCGACGACGGCGTCCAGCAACTCGGGCCGCCTGTGGCACGTGCTGGGGCTGCCACGGCCGGCCTCGGGCAGCGAACACTCGGCCCTCTTCGACTGCCACTCCATCGCGGCGGCCCTGCGACACCTCTCCGACGAGGGGGTCGCGTTGCCCGAAGGGCTGTTGTAG
- a CDS encoding HEAT repeat domain-containing protein gives MDDGTVDGGTGGASGAAHQVAFFLRELSAEEPGRRAAAVKGLGRLGQWDEHGDVVVRAARDAEAEVRAGAADALGRLGDAGDSVAGAVVVELMGDADPHVRRRASLAAERLALTGPTVTEAFRRLLLDDSDWHLRLNGLLGLSGRDETVDTAVFIRLLGERTPYLWGPARRALLASLPRKPVLDEVLRTAEHGHGLARVRALEMLPAEDIRRMRDSLLAGLRDESPDVRWAVVRQLSKDRRPSTADALLSALEAETDTDTAARLLRTLGRWKETRAVPAAVRWLDRPETGSIAVQALVGIGTPTAVEWLRATVAATPGPEVGPGLGRPEVRAAAATALGELAATGSTLTLLALLHDPDERVRAGAVDGLRLLGRRRLRRRRRGARAEALLGLLTTDEPIIGHTRDALSEYPETRPALRRLIDHPSDEVRAAVLSLLDEDDDGDVALFLSHLDDPSEPVRHEALVGIGRYVYWYEELPDVPDGLDLLAVITALSRSPAVSSRTRYEAGRLLDELKGYGVV, from the coding sequence ATGGACGACGGCACAGTGGACGGCGGCACGGGCGGTGCGAGCGGCGCGGCACATCAAGTCGCCTTCTTCTTAAGGGAGTTGTCAGCGGAGGAACCGGGGCGGAGAGCGGCGGCGGTCAAAGGGCTCGGGCGGCTGGGGCAGTGGGACGAGCACGGTGATGTCGTCGTCCGGGCGGCTCGGGACGCCGAAGCCGAGGTGCGGGCCGGGGCGGCCGACGCGCTGGGACGGCTCGGGGATGCCGGGGACAGCGTGGCGGGCGCGGTGGTCGTCGAGCTGATGGGGGACGCGGATCCGCACGTACGTCGTCGGGCGTCGCTCGCCGCCGAGCGGCTGGCGCTCACCGGGCCGACCGTCACCGAGGCGTTCCGGCGGCTGCTGCTGGACGACTCGGACTGGCATCTGCGGCTCAACGGGCTGCTCGGGCTGAGCGGTCGCGACGAGACCGTCGACACGGCGGTGTTCATACGGCTGTTGGGCGAGCGGACGCCGTACCTGTGGGGCCCCGCCCGGAGGGCCCTGCTCGCCTCGCTGCCACGGAAGCCCGTACTGGACGAGGTGCTGCGCACCGCAGAGCACGGCCACGGCCTCGCTCGCGTGCGGGCACTGGAGATGCTGCCCGCGGAGGACATCCGCCGCATGCGCGACTCACTCCTCGCCGGCCTGCGCGACGAGTCCCCGGACGTCCGGTGGGCGGTCGTGCGCCAACTGTCCAAGGACCGGCGGCCGAGCACGGCCGACGCCCTGCTGTCGGCACTGGAGGCCGAGACCGACACCGACACCGCCGCCCGGCTCCTGCGCACCCTCGGCCGGTGGAAGGAGACCCGCGCCGTGCCCGCGGCCGTGCGCTGGCTCGACCGTCCGGAGACGGGCTCCATCGCCGTGCAGGCCCTGGTCGGCATCGGTACACCGACGGCGGTCGAGTGGCTCAGGGCGACAGTCGCCGCCACCCCCGGTCCCGAGGTGGGCCCCGGTCTCGGTCGTCCCGAGGTCCGGGCGGCCGCCGCCACCGCGCTGGGCGAACTGGCTGCCACCGGGTCCACCCTGACACTGCTGGCGCTCCTCCACGATCCGGACGAACGGGTGCGGGCCGGAGCGGTGGACGGTCTGCGGCTGCTCGGACGGCGCAGGCTGCGGCGCCGGCGGCGGGGCGCGAGGGCCGAGGCCCTGCTCGGACTGCTGACGACCGACGAGCCGATCATCGGGCACACCCGCGACGCGCTCAGCGAGTATCCCGAGACCCGCCCCGCCCTCCGACGCCTGATCGACCACCCGTCCGACGAGGTCAGGGCGGCCGTCCTCTCCCTCCTGGACGAGGACGACGACGGAGACGTAGCCCTCTTTCTGTCCCACCTCGACGATCCGTCCGAACCCGTCCGCCACGAGGCGCTGGTGGGCATCGGGCGCTACGTCTACTGGTACGAGGAGCTGCCCGATGTACCCGACGGGCTCGATCTGCTCGCCGTGATCACCGCGCTCTCGCGCTCCCCCGCCGTCTCCTCCCGCACCCGGTATGAGGCGGGCCGCCTCCTCGACGAGCTGAAGGGCTACGGCGTCGTCTGA
- the argG gene encoding argininosuccinate synthase yields MSKVLTSLPAGERVGIAFSGGLDTSVAVAWMRDKGAVPCTYTADIGQYDEPDIASVPGRAKTYGAEIARLVDCRAALVEEGLAALTCGAFHIRSGGRAYFNTTPLGRAVTGTLLVRAMLEDDVQIWGDGSTFKGNDIERFYRYGLLANPHLRIYKPWLDADFVTELGGRKEMSEWLVAHQLPYRDSTEKAYSTDANIWGATHEAKTLEHLDTGIETVEPIMGVRFWDPEVEILTEDVTIGFDQGRPVTINGKEFDSAVDLVMEANAVGGRHGLGMSDQIENRIIEAKSRGIYEAPGMALLHAAYERLVNAIHNEDTVAQYHNEGRRLGRLMYEGRWLDPQALMIRESLQRWVGAAVTGEVTLRLRRGEDYSILDTTGPAFSYHPDKLSMERTEDSAFGPVDRIGQLTMRNLDIADSRAKLEQYAGLGLIGTGSPTIGASQAAATGLIGTMPELPEGGAEVIASRGEVSEEDALLDRAAMESGTD; encoded by the coding sequence ATGTCCAAGGTCCTCACCTCTCTTCCGGCCGGCGAGCGCGTCGGCATCGCCTTCTCGGGCGGGCTCGATACCTCGGTCGCGGTCGCGTGGATGCGCGACAAGGGTGCCGTCCCGTGCACCTACACCGCTGACATCGGCCAGTACGACGAGCCCGACATCGCCTCGGTGCCCGGCCGCGCGAAGACCTACGGTGCGGAGATCGCGCGCCTGGTCGACTGCCGGGCCGCGCTGGTCGAGGAGGGCCTGGCCGCGCTGACCTGCGGCGCGTTCCACATCCGCTCGGGCGGGCGGGCGTACTTCAACACGACCCCCCTCGGCCGTGCCGTCACCGGCACGCTGCTGGTGCGGGCGATGCTGGAGGACGACGTCCAGATCTGGGGCGACGGCTCGACCTTCAAGGGCAACGACATCGAGCGGTTCTACCGCTACGGCCTGCTCGCCAACCCCCACCTGCGGATCTACAAGCCCTGGCTGGACGCCGACTTCGTCACGGAGCTGGGCGGCCGCAAGGAGATGTCGGAGTGGCTGGTCGCCCACCAGCTGCCCTACCGGGACAGCACGGAGAAGGCGTACTCCACCGACGCCAACATCTGGGGTGCCACCCACGAGGCCAAGACCCTGGAGCACCTGGACACCGGCATCGAGACCGTCGAGCCGATCATGGGCGTCCGGTTCTGGGACCCCGAGGTCGAGATCCTCACCGAGGACGTGACGATCGGCTTCGACCAGGGCCGTCCGGTGACGATCAACGGCAAGGAGTTCGACTCCGCCGTCGACCTGGTCATGGAGGCCAACGCCGTCGGCGGCCGCCACGGCCTCGGCATGTCCGACCAGATCGAGAACCGCATCATCGAGGCCAAGAGCCGCGGCATCTACGAGGCCCCCGGCATGGCCCTCCTGCACGCCGCGTACGAGCGTCTCGTCAACGCCATCCACAACGAGGACACCGTCGCCCAGTACCACAACGAGGGCCGGCGCCTGGGCCGCCTCATGTACGAGGGCCGCTGGCTGGACCCGCAGGCGCTGATGATCCGCGAGTCGCTGCAGCGCTGGGTCGGCGCGGCGGTCACGGGCGAGGTCACGCTGCGCCTGCGCCGCGGCGAGGACTACTCGATCCTCGACACGACCGGCCCCGCCTTCAGCTACCACCCGGACAAGCTCTCCATGGAGCGCACCGAGGACTCGGCCTTCGGCCCGGTCGACCGCATCGGCCAGCTCACCATGCGCAACCTCGACATCGCCGACTCCCGCGCCAAGCTGGAGCAGTACGCCGGCCTCGGCCTCATCGGCACCGGCAGCCCCACCATCGGTGCCTCCCAGGCGGCCGCGACCGGCCTCATCGGCACCATGCCGGAGCTGCCGGAGGGCGGCGCCGAGGTGATCGCCTCCCGCGGCGAGGTCTCCGAGGAGGACGCGCTGCTGGACCGCGCCGCGATGGAGTCCGGCACGGACTGA
- a CDS encoding dihydrofolate reductase family protein, with protein MGTVVMHNVVSVDGFIADANDQVGPLFDWYSNGDVPLGGVGRAKVSKVSAEYVGPMWAGLGALVVGRHVFDITNGWEGTPPAGEHIVVVSHRPRPEGWHPEAPFHFVDGVAEAIAKAQELAGDRTVGVAAGDVGGQAFALGLVDEVAMDVVPVVFGSGKRYFGSTDTQHLLDDPHTVIQGDRVLHLLYRVRR; from the coding sequence ATGGGCACCGTGGTGATGCACAACGTGGTTTCGGTGGACGGCTTCATCGCCGACGCGAACGATCAGGTCGGCCCGCTCTTCGACTGGTACTCCAACGGCGACGTCCCGCTCGGCGGCGTCGGCCGGGCCAAGGTCTCGAAGGTCTCGGCCGAGTACGTCGGGCCGATGTGGGCGGGCCTCGGCGCGCTGGTGGTCGGACGGCACGTGTTCGACATCACCAACGGCTGGGAGGGGACGCCTCCGGCGGGCGAGCACATCGTCGTCGTGTCGCACCGGCCCAGGCCCGAGGGATGGCACCCGGAGGCCCCGTTCCACTTCGTCGACGGTGTCGCCGAGGCGATCGCGAAGGCCCAGGAGCTCGCCGGCGACCGCACGGTCGGCGTGGCGGCGGGCGACGTCGGCGGCCAGGCCTTCGCGCTCGGCCTGGTCGACGAGGTGGCGATGGACGTCGTCCCCGTCGTCTTCGGCTCCGGCAAGCGGTACTTCGGATCGACCGACACCCAGCACCTCCTCGACGACCCGCACACGGTGATCCAGGGCGACCGGGTCCTCCACCTGCTCTACCGGGTACGCCGCTAG
- a CDS encoding metallophosphoesterase, protein MGCCFSAPLAALAGLPAPGDLLRSGALLTPAVFRSALAARRERRTHPDTVTALHLELVTLTENSAVITWYTAVPGTDDGFGHLLPAVTEGEVVYGTHPAHLDRTAAEDRPTAHHYVELTDLEPGQTYYYQARSRGRAATPTPLHLVRGNAVGTSLHGLGSHGGPYSFTTPQPPPGRHLVSIALCNDLHLGETTAGLVAGVPMLRGVSQPPGLAPYPEIMSLAMIEEAQRRGADLLLAAGDISAAGAPRDLAEARRILDGFGTHGRDYFVVRGNHDRPRHPDDAFRDGFLGGGDGPGYFARDLGGLRLIGLDTYEKDGNGGDAGGLGAEQLAWFRDRLRAERDQPTIVFGHHPLTTRDAVFPMGRGQRLDRRQAREIVDAYASAPGVFLHHAGHTHRNKRTVLTHAPHVTQQEVSAVKDYPGGFCLLRVHTGGYALNYYKNSSVPARAWVERSRRTAGGLWPHHALGRSVTDRNSMRRHDLSGVGAHG, encoded by the coding sequence ATGGGCTGCTGCTTCTCCGCTCCCCTCGCCGCACTGGCGGGGCTCCCCGCCCCCGGTGACCTCCTCCGCTCCGGCGCGCTCCTCACCCCCGCCGTGTTCCGGTCCGCCCTCGCCGCGCGCAGGGAACGCCGTACGCACCCCGACACCGTGACGGCCCTCCACCTGGAGCTGGTCACCCTCACCGAGAACAGCGCCGTCATCACCTGGTACACCGCCGTGCCCGGTACCGACGACGGCTTCGGTCATCTGCTCCCCGCCGTCACCGAGGGCGAGGTCGTCTACGGCACCCACCCGGCCCACCTCGACCGCACCGCGGCGGAGGACCGCCCCACCGCCCACCACTACGTGGAACTCACGGACCTGGAACCGGGCCAGACGTACTACTACCAGGCCCGTTCGCGCGGCCGGGCCGCCACACCGACCCCCCTGCACCTGGTCCGGGGCAACGCCGTGGGCACCTCACTCCACGGCCTGGGCTCGCACGGAGGCCCGTACTCCTTCACCACCCCGCAGCCGCCCCCCGGCCGCCACCTCGTCTCCATCGCGCTCTGCAACGACCTGCACCTCGGCGAGACCACCGCGGGCCTGGTGGCCGGCGTACCGATGCTGCGCGGGGTCTCGCAGCCGCCCGGCCTCGCCCCGTACCCGGAGATCATGAGCCTGGCCATGATCGAGGAGGCCCAGCGGCGCGGAGCGGACCTGTTGCTGGCCGCCGGGGACATCTCGGCGGCCGGCGCGCCCCGTGACCTGGCGGAGGCCCGCCGCATCCTGGACGGTTTCGGCACCCACGGACGGGACTACTTCGTCGTACGCGGAAACCACGACCGCCCACGACACCCCGACGACGCCTTCCGCGACGGATTCCTGGGCGGCGGCGACGGGCCCGGATACTTCGCCCGCGACCTGGGCGGGCTGCGCCTGATCGGCCTCGACACCTACGAGAAGGACGGCAACGGGGGCGACGCGGGCGGCCTCGGCGCCGAGCAACTCGCCTGGTTCCGGGACCGGCTGAGGGCGGAGCGGGACCAACCCACCATCGTCTTCGGCCACCACCCGCTGACCACGCGGGACGCCGTCTTCCCCATGGGGCGCGGGCAGCGCCTCGATCGCCGCCAGGCCCGGGAGATCGTCGACGCGTACGCGTCCGCCCCCGGCGTCTTCCTCCACCACGCGGGCCACACCCACCGCAACAAGCGCACGGTCCTGACACACGCCCCGCACGTCACCCAGCAGGAGGTCAGCGCCGTCAAGGACTACCCGGGCGGCTTCTGCCTCCTGCGCGTCCACACCGGCGGCTACGCCCTCAACTACTACAAGAACAGCAGCGTCCCGGCCCGCGCCTGGGTCGAACGCAGCCGCCGCACGGCCGGCGGCCTGTGGCCGCACCACGCCCTCGGCCGCTCGGTGACCGACCGCAACAGCATGCGCCGCCATGACCTGTCCGGCGTCGGAGCGCACGGCTGA